A single Brachionichthys hirsutus isolate HB-005 chromosome 17, CSIRO-AGI_Bhir_v1, whole genome shotgun sequence DNA region contains:
- the LOC137906286 gene encoding arachidonate 12-lipoxygenase, 12R-type-like: MVNYKVTVFTGNLLNATTFNNVFIKLVGTEGESDRTWLLAFNWVASFVRGTACTFTVSCNESIGKLVLVELDKQCLPFFPEDAWFLAKVQVNSPEGDTYNFPVYRWIDESEVHRFREGTALRVSEDSHHLGRYSRQLELSEREEEYRWRVYLDGIPKCMKVENPLDLPCEVRFSFTKTTEFLFTAATGLAELQLKGIADIQESWTDIEEINKIFCCKRTNISDYVQEHWKEDAFFGYQFLNGVNPMLIRRCSALPSNFPVTNDMVFLQGQGPLEDEMQKGNIFLSDYKSLDGLKANVINGKQQYLMAPLVLFHKRPDDNMMPIAIQLKQIPGDDNPIFFPTDSEYDWLTAKIFVRSADFNEHQLNVHLLRTHLLAEVFAVSLLRNMPMVHPLYKLLVPHTRYTLQINFLARLLLISDDGVFTQFAASGGEGMKTLLKKSLSSLTYSSLCIPDDIAERGVEDVPNFHYKDDGLRLWNIIHRFVQRILGHYYKNDSEVKEDPELQKWILDIYEQGFLSQPSTGIPQTFTNVPELVKFVTMVIFLCAAQHSAVNSGQYDYGGWMPNTPISLKRPPPTVKGTTSEATMLQTFPDVNTTAQGMSTVWLLSRRSSDFVPLGQYPEEHFSEEIPVKAIKDFQGELHVLSATIKVRNKNLDVPYTYLDPTEVENSVAI; the protein is encoded by the exons ATGGTGAACTATAAAGTGACTGTTTTCACTGGCAATCTCTTGAACGCCACTACTTTTAACAACGTCTTCATTAAACTGGTGGGCACAGAAGGAGAGAGCGACCGCACGTGGCTTTTGGCATTCAATTGGGTGGCGTCCTTCGTCAGAGGAACA GCGTGTACTTTCACCGTGAGCTGCAACGAGTCCATCGGAAAGCTGGTTTTGGTAGAGTTGGACAAACAGTGTCTCCCATTCTTCCCCGAGGACGCCTGGTTCCTCGCTAAAGTGCAAGTGAACTCCCCAGAGGGAGACACCTACAACTTTCCCGTCTACCGATGGATCGATGAAAGCGAGGTGCATCGCTTCAGGGAGGGAACAG CCCTGAGAGTTTCTGAAGACAGTCATCATCTGGGAAGGTACAGTCGACAGCTGGAGCTGAGCGAGCGAGAAGAAGAATATCG TTGGCGCGTGTATTTAGACGGAATACCCAAATGCATGAAGGTAGAAAACCCTCTTGACCTTCCGTGTGAGGTCCGCTTCTCCTTCACCAAGACCACCGAGTTTCTCTTCACTGCAGCCACAGG GCTGGCTGAGTTGCAGCTGAAGGGGATCGCTGACATCCAGGAGAGTTGGACCGATATCGAGGAGATCAATAAGATTTTCTGCTGCAAACGGACAAACATATCAG ATTACGTCCAGGAGCATTGGAAGGAAGATGCTTTTTTCGGCTACCAGTTTCTAAACGGCGTCAACCCAATGTTGATCCGACGTTGCTCGGCCTTGCCCAGTAACTTTCCTGTCACTAATGACATGGTCTTCCTCCAGGGCCAGGGCCCCTTGGAAGATGAAATGCAG AAAGGCAACATCTTCCTGAGTGACTACAAGAGTTTGGATGGTCTGAAAGCAAACGTCATCAATGGGAAGCAGCAGTACCTGATGGCTCCTCTGGTGCTTTTTCACAAAAGGCCTGATGATAACATGATGCCAATTGCTATTCAG CTGAAGCAGATTCCAGGAGACGACAATCCCATCTTTTTCCCGACCGATTCCGAGTATGACTGGTTGACGGCCAAGATTTTTGTGAGAAGTGCGGATTTCAACGAGCATCAACTCAACGTTCACCTGCTGCGCACTCATCTCCTGGCTGAGGTCTTTGCAGTGTCGCTGCTGCGCAACATGCCGATGGTGCATCCTCTGTATAAG CTCCTCGTGCCTCACACTCGCTACACTCTGCAGATCAACTTCTTAGCTCGACTTCTGCTAATATCTGATGATGGAGTTTTCACACAG TTTGCAGCCTCCGGTGGAGAGGGTATGAAGACACTCCTGAAGAAATCCCTGTCTTCGCTGACCTACAGCTCCCTCTGTATCCCAGATGATATCGCTGAGCGCGGAGTTGAGGATGTGCCAAACTTCCACTACAAAGATGATGGACTCAGGCTTTGGAATATCATCCACAG GTTTGTGCAGAGGATTCTCGGCCACTATTACAAGAATGATTCTGAGGTCAAAGAAGACCCCGAATTGCAGAAATGGATTCTGGACATTTATGAACAGGGTTTCCTCTCCCAACCAAGCACCG GAATCCCTCAAACCTTTACCAACGTGCCTGAGTTGGTCAAGtttgtcaccatggtgatctttCTATGTGCAGCACAGCACTCAGCTGTCAACTCCGGACAG TATGACTACGGTGGTTGGATGCCCAACACTCCCATCTCTCTGAAACGACCTCCACCAACCGTCAAGGGGACAACAAGCGAGGCCACGATGCTGCAGACGTTCCCTGATGTCAACACGACAGCCCAAGGAATGTCCACCGTGTGGCTGCTCAGCCGACGGTCGTCTGACTTT GTCCCTCTTGGCCAATATCCGGAGGAACATTTCAGCGAGGAGATTCCTGTCAAGGCGATTAAGGATTTTCAAGGAGAGCTTCATGTGTTGAGCGCAACTATCAAAGTCAGAAACAAGAATCTGGATGTCCCTTACACATACCTGGATCCTACGGAGGTGGAAAATAGCGTGGCtatttga
- the LOC137907160 gene encoding arachidonate 12-lipoxygenase, 12R-type-like — protein MVKYEVTVTTANLAQAPTTNNIFIKLVGIDGESKRTWLKSIQGTAAFHLGAKSHFSVSCHTSLGKLVLIEVDKRPLPLFPEDAWFPSKVAVKSPEGDYYNFPIYRWISGSEVQLFREGTALRNVDDTHHLGKYSREKELKLREEQYRWDVYKEGLPHCIKAENPLSLPCEVRFSFTKTTEFLYTASVGLTELKLKGLIGSKENWSNLKDIDKVFCNKTTPISVYVKNHWEDDALFGYQYLNGVNPILIQRCAALPDKLPVTDDMVFLRGGGCLMEEMQKGNIFLCDYKRLDGLKANVINGKKQHLMAPLVLLHKTPEDQLMPIAIQLKQIPGEDNPIFFPTDSKYDWLTAKIFVRSADFSEHQLNVHLLRTHLLAEVFAVSLLRNMPMVHPLYKLIIPHTRYTLQINYLARLLLISEIGVFTQFAASGGEAMIDILKRSLSSLTYSSLCVPDDIAERGVGTIPNFYYRDDGLKLWEIVHRLVNGVLGYYYKTDDEVCKDSELQKWIQDIFEHGFLSQTSTGIPQKLCTVAEMVKFVTMVIFTCSGQHSAVNSGQYDYGGWMPNTPISLQRDAPTTKGATSNATMLQTLPDVNTTAQGMATMWLLSKQSSDFVPLGQYPEEHFFEDGPCKVIKDFQGELHILSAIIKTRNQSLKVPYTYLDPVVVENSVAI, from the exons ATGGTTAAATATGAAGTGACTGTAACCACCGCAAATCTTGCTCAGGCACCTACGACCAACAATATTTTCATTAAACTGGTGGGGATCGATGGGGAGAGCAAACGTACGTGGCTCAAAAGCATTCAAGGAACTGCTGCGTTCCACCTGGGAGCC aaatcacatttttcagTGTCTTGCCACACCTCTCTGGGAAAGCTGGTGCTGATAGAGGTTGACAAAAGGCCTCTCCCACTTTTCCCAGAAGATGCCTGGTTTCCCAGCAAGGTTGCGGTGAAGTCCCCCGAGGGCGACTACTACAACTTTCCAATTTATCGCTGGATCTCTGGCAGTGAGGTTCAACTGTTCAGGGAAGGAACAG CTCTGAGAAACGTGGATGACACTCATCATCTCGGCAAATACTCCAGAGAGAAGGAGCTGAAGCTGAGAGAAGAGCAGTATAG ATGGGATGTTTATAAGGAGGGGTTACCTCACTGCATAAAAGCAGAAAACCCCCTTTCCCTGCCTTGCGAAGTCCGCTTCTCCTTCACCAAGACGACAGAGTTTCTCTACACGGCCTCCGTTGG GCTGACCGAACTGAAACTGAAGGGGCTGATCGGTAGCAAGGAGAACTGGTCCAACCTTAAAGACATTGACAAGGTCTTCTGCAACAAAACGACACCCATATCAG TGTATGTCAAGAACCACTGGGAGGATGATGCACTTTTTGGCTACCAGTATCTAAATGGCGTTAATCCGATATTGATCCAACGCTGTGCGGCTCTGCCGGATAAGCTTCCGGTCACTGACGATATGGTGTTTCTACGCGGCGGAGGCTGCTTAATGGAGGAAATGCAG AAAGGCAACATCTTCCTGTGTGACTACAAGCGTTTGGATGGACTGAAAGCAAACGTCATCAATGGGAAGAAGCAGCACCTCATGGCTCCTCTGGTGCTGCTCCACAAAACCCCCGAAGATCAGCTGATGCCAATCGCTATTCAG CTGAAGCAGATTCCAGGAGAAGACAATCCCATCTTTTTCCCGACCGATTCCAAGTATGACTGGTTGACGGCCAAGATTTTTGTGAGAAGTGCGGATTTCAGCGAGCATCAACTCAACGTTCACCTGCTGCGCACTCATCTCCTGGCAGAGGTCTTTGCAGTGTCGCTGCTGCGCAACATGCCGATGGTGCATCCTCTGTATAAG CTCATCATACCTCACACTCGCTATACGCTGCAGATCAACTATCTAGCTCGGCTACTTCTGATATCTGAAATTGGAGTTTTCACACAG TTTGCAGCTTCTGGTGGAGAGGCCATGATCGATATCCTGAAGCGCTCCTTGTCCTCGCTGACCTACAGCTCGCTCTGTGTCCCAGATGACATAGCTGAACGTGGGGTGGGGACTATCCCAAACTTCTACTACAGAGACGATGGACTCAAGCTTTGGGAAATCGTCCACAG GCTTGTGAACGGAGTGCTTGGTTACTACTACAAGACTGACGATGAAGTTTGCAAAGACTCTGAACTCCAGAAGTGGATTCAGGACATTTTTGAGCATGGATTTCTCTCCCAGACTTCCACAG GAATCCCACAGAAATTGTGCACAGTGGCTGAGATGGTCAAGTTTGTCACCATGGTGATTTTTACTTGCTCGGGCCAGCACTCGGCTGTCAACTCTGGACAG TACGACTATGGCGGCTGGATGCCCAACACACCTATCTCCTTGCAACGTGATGCACCAACCACAAAGGGGGCAACAAGCAATGCCACGATGCTGCAGACACTCCCTGACGTTAACACAACGGCGCAGGGCATGGCCACCATGTGGCTGCTCAGCAAGCAGTCGTCTGATTTC GTCCCTCTCGGCCAGTACCCGGAGGAGCATTTCTTTGAGGACGGTCCCTGCAAGGTGATAAAGGACTTTCAAGGGGAGCTTCACATTTTAAGTGCAATTATCAAAACCAGAAATCAGAGTCTGAAAGTCCCGTACACGTACTTGGATCCCGTCGTGGTGGAAAATAGTGTGGCTATTTGA
- the LOC137906305 gene encoding arachidonate 12-lipoxygenase, 12R-type-like: protein MVKYEVTVTTANLAQAPTTNNIFIKLVGIDGESKRTWLKSIQGTAAFHLGAKSHFSVSCHTSLGKLVLIEVDKRPLPLFPEDAWFPSKVAVKSPEGDYYNFPIYRWISGSEVQLFREGTALRNVDDTHHLGKYSREKELKLREEQYRWDVYKEGLPHCIKAENPLSLPCEVRFSFTKATEFLYTASVGLTELKLKGLIVSKENWSNLKDIDKVFCNKTTPISVYVKNHWEDDALFGYQYLNGVNPILIQRCAALPDKLPVTDDMVFLRGGGCLMEEMQKGNIFLCDYKRLDGLKANVINGKKQHLMAPLVLLHKTPEDQLMPIAIQLKQIPGEDNPIFFPTDSKYDWLTAKIFVRSADFSEHQLNVHLLRTHLLAEVFAVSLLRNMPMVHPLYKLIIPHTRYTLQINYLARLLLISEIGVFTQFAASGGEAMIDILKRSLSSLTYSSLCVPDDIAERGVGTIPNFYYRDDGLKLWEIVHRLVNGVLGYYYKTDDEVCKDSELQKWIQDIFEHGFLSQTSTGIPQKLCTVAEMVKFVTMVIFTCSGQHSAVNAGQYDYGGWMPNTPISLQRDAPTTKGATSNATILQTLPDVNTTAQGMATMWLLSKQSSDFVPLGQYPEEHFFEDGPCKVIKDFQGELHILSAIIKTRNQSLKVPYTYLDPVVVENSVAI, encoded by the exons ATGGTTAAATATGAAGTGACTGTAACCACCGCAAATCTTGCTCAGGCACCTACGACCAACAATATTTTCATTAAACTGGTGGGGATCGATGGGGAGAGCAAACGTACGTGGCTCAAAAGCATTCAAGGAACTGCTGCGTTCCACCTGGGAGCC aaatcacatttttcagTGTCTTGCCACACCTCTCTGGGTAAGCTGGTGCTGATAGAGGTGGACAAAAGGCCTCTCCCACTTTTCCCAGAAGATGCCTGGTTTCCCAGCAAGGTTGCGGTGAAGTCCCCCGAGGGCGACTACTACAACTTTCCAATTTATCGCTGGATCTCTGGCAGTGAGGTTCAACTGTTCAGGGAAGGAACAG CTCTGAGAAACGTGGATGACACTCATCATCTCGGCAAATACTCCAGAGAGAAGGAGCTGAAGCTGAGAGAAGAGCAGTATAG ATGGGATGTTTATAAGGAGGGGTTACCTCACTGCATAAAAGCAGAAAACCCCCTTTCCCTGCCTTGCGAAGTCCGCTTCTCCTTCACCAAGGCGACAGAGTTTCTCTACACGGCCTCTGTTGG GCTGACCGAACTGAAACTGAAGGGGCTGATCGTTAGCAAGGAGAACTGGTCCAACCTTAAAGACATTGACAAGGTCTTCTGCAACAAAACGACACCCATATCAG TGTATGTCAAGAACCACTGGGAGGATGATGCACTTTTTGGCTACCAGTATCTAAATGGCGTTAATCCGATATTGATCCAACGCTGTGCGGCTCTGCCGGATAAGCTTCCGGTCACTGACGATATGGTGTTTCTACGCGGCGGAGGCTGCTTAATGGAGGAAATGCAG AAAGGCAACATCTTCCTGTGTGACTACAAGCGTTTGGATGGACTGAAAGCAAACGTCATCAATGGGAAGAAGCAGCACCTGATGGCTCCTCTGGTGCTGCTCCACAAAACCCCCGAAGATCAGCTGATGCCAATCGCTATTCAG CTGAAGCAGATTCCAGGAGAAGACAATCCCATCTTTTTCCCGACCGATTCCAAGTATGACTGGTTGACGGCCAAGATTTTTGTGAGAAGTGCGGATTTCAGCGAGCATCAACTCAACGTTCACCTGCTGCGCACTCATCTCCTGGCAGAGGTCTTTGCAGTGTCGCTGCTGCGCAACATGCCGATGGTGCATCCTCTGTATAAG CTCATCATACCTCACACTCGCTATACGCTGCAGATCAACTATCTAGCTCGGCTACTTCTGATATCTGAAATTGGAGTTTTCACACAG TTTGCAGCTTCTGGTGGAGAGGCCATGATCGATATCCTGAAGCGCTCCTTGTCCTCGCTGACCTACAGCTCGCTCTGTGTCCCGGATGACATAGCTGAACGTGGGGTGGGGACTATCCCAAACTTCTACTACAGAGACGATGGACTCAAGCTTTGGGAAATCGTCCACAG GCTTGTGAACGGAGTGCTTGGTTACTACTACAAGACTGACGATGAAGTTTGCAAAGACTCTGAACTCCAGAAGTGGATTCAGGACATTTTTGAGCATGGATTTCTCTCCCAGACTTCCACAG GAATCCCACAGAAATTGTGCACAGTGGCTGAGATGGTCAAGTTTGTCACCATGGTGATTTTTACCTGCTCGGGCCAGCACTCGGCTGTCAACGCTGGACAG TATGACTATGGCGGCTGGATGCCCAACACACCTATCTCCTTGCAACGTGATGCACCAACCACAAAGGGGGCAACAAGCAATGCCACGATCCTGCAGACACTCCCTGACGTTAACACGACGGCGCAGGGCATGGCCACCATGTGGCTGCTCAGCAAGCAGTCATCTGATTTC GTCCCTCTCGGCCAGTACCCGGAGGAGCATTTCTTTGAGGACGGTCCCTGCAAGGTGATAAAGGACTTTCAAGGGGAGCTTCACATTTTAAGTGCAATTATCAAAACCAGAAATCAGAGTCTGAAAGTCCCGTACACGTACTTGGATCCCGTCGTGGTGGAAAATAGTGTGGCTATTTGA